A region from the Deinococcota bacterium genome encodes:
- a CDS encoding 2-oxo acid dehydrogenase subunit E2 has protein sequence MAKEFLLPELAESVVEGEIVKWLVAEGDTVERDQAIVEVMTDKVTVELPSPYAGVLEKQLAKEGEVVPVNAPIARFGDGAASPQAEREPVTETEPKNQPEVKDDERSIVEGGGGRGNGDDEDDGDSLSLFKAMEASTEEAISVRRAVAKGAVAKDAAAKGAAPVGVPQGDAQVAEKPRASAKPEAARGPFGRVLAVPAARKLARELELAIEEVPGSGPNGRVRVDDVRAFAEAGRPTEAATEAPSSDFGRVLYTSPADYQALEERVPVRGLRRAIAKQMVASHLQAVRTLHVDEADVSGLVALRDKLKPLAEARGGKLSFLPFIMKAVLQGLRDFPVINSSLDEKSNEIVYKHYYNLGVAVATEQGLVVPVIRDVDKKSILEISADISLLAEKARAGKLAQDDIKHGTFSITNIGSLGGLFSFPIINVPEAAILGVHSIKRRPVVLADDSIVPRDMLYLSMSFDHRVIDGAEAAMFTSRVIEILETPEALLLE, from the coding sequence ATGGCCAAGGAATTTCTACTTCCCGAACTCGCCGAGTCCGTCGTCGAGGGCGAGATCGTCAAGTGGCTGGTCGCTGAAGGCGACACCGTCGAGCGCGACCAGGCAATCGTCGAGGTGATGACCGACAAGGTGACGGTGGAACTGCCCAGCCCCTACGCGGGCGTCCTCGAAAAGCAGCTTGCCAAGGAGGGCGAGGTGGTGCCGGTCAACGCGCCCATCGCGCGCTTCGGCGACGGCGCCGCCTCGCCGCAGGCCGAAAGGGAACCCGTCACCGAAACCGAGCCCAAAAACCAGCCCGAGGTCAAGGATGACGAGAGAAGCATCGTCGAAGGGGGCGGCGGCCGTGGGAATGGTGACGACGAGGACGACGGCGACAGCTTGAGCCTCTTCAAGGCGATGGAGGCCAGCACCGAGGAGGCCATCTCGGTGCGGCGTGCGGTTGCCAAGGGCGCTGTTGCCAAGGATGCTGCTGCTAAGGGCGCTGCTCCTGTCGGCGTCCCCCAGGGCGACGCCCAGGTCGCCGAGAAGCCTCGAGCTTCTGCGAAACCCGAGGCCGCCAGAGGCCCCTTCGGCCGGGTGCTGGCGGTGCCCGCCGCGCGCAAGCTGGCCAGAGAGCTCGAGCTCGCTATCGAAGAGGTGCCGGGCAGCGGTCCCAACGGCCGCGTCCGCGTCGACGACGTGCGCGCCTTTGCCGAGGCGGGCAGGCCCACAGAAGCCGCCACAGAAGCCCCCAGCTCTGACTTCGGGCGCGTCCTCTACACCAGCCCGGCGGACTACCAGGCGCTCGAGGAGCGCGTGCCCGTGCGCGGCCTGCGCCGGGCGATCGCCAAGCAGATGGTCGCCTCGCACCTGCAGGCGGTGCGCACCTTGCACGTCGACGAGGCCGACGTCTCCGGACTCGTCGCCCTGCGCGACAAGCTCAAGCCGCTGGCCGAAGCGCGCGGCGGCAAGCTGTCCTTCTTGCCCTTCATCATGAAGGCGGTGCTGCAGGGGCTAAGGGATTTCCCGGTCATCAACTCGAGCCTCGACGAGAAATCAAACGAGATCGTCTACAAGCATTACTACAACCTGGGCGTGGCGGTCGCGACCGAGCAGGGTCTGGTGGTGCCGGTCATCCGCGACGTGGACAAGAAGAGCATCTTGGAAATTTCCGCGGACATCAGCCTCCTCGCCGAAAAGGCTCGAGCGGGCAAGCTGGCTCAGGACGACATCAAGCACGGCACCTTTTCGATCACCAATATCGGCTCCTTGGGCGGGCTCTTCTCCTTTCCCATCATCAACGTGCCCGAGGCGGCGATTCTGGGCGTCCACAGCATCAAGCGCCGACCGGTGGTCCTAGCAGACGACTCGATCGTCCCTCGCGACATGCTCTACTTGTCGATGTCCTTCGACCACCGCGTCATCGACGGGGCCGAAGCGGCGATGTTCACAAGCCGGGTGATCGAGATTTTGGAGACGCCCGAGGCCCTGCTGCTCGAGTAG
- a CDS encoding alpha-ketoacid dehydrogenase subunit beta, translating to MVQTIVRTLDAEMSRDPHVVVMGQDVGKRGGVFLATEKLFDKYGPDRVMDTPLSEAAIIGAAVGMAAHGLRPVAEIQFVDYVYPGFDQLVSQAAKLRYRSGGQFSAPMVLRLPSAGGVRGGHHHSQSPEALFTHTPGLKVVYPSRPYDTAGLLRTAIRDDDPVMFMEPKRLYRAIKEEVPGEDYTIALGQAAKRREGSDLTLISYGGMMVETIKAAEELARADLEADVLDLRSLMPWDKTAVLESVAKTGRVVLVSEAPKTASFMSEVAATIGEEILDSLLAPVARVSGFDTPYPYAHDRDYLPSVNRILRAVQRVLDY from the coding sequence ATGGTGCAGACGATCGTCCGCACCCTGGACGCGGAGATGAGCCGCGACCCTCACGTGGTGGTGATGGGCCAGGACGTGGGCAAGCGCGGCGGCGTCTTCTTGGCGACCGAAAAGCTCTTCGACAAGTACGGACCCGACCGGGTCATGGACACGCCGCTCTCCGAGGCGGCCATCATCGGCGCGGCGGTGGGCATGGCGGCACACGGCCTCCGGCCCGTCGCCGAGATCCAGTTCGTCGACTACGTCTATCCCGGCTTCGACCAGCTCGTCTCGCAAGCCGCCAAGCTGCGCTACCGCTCGGGCGGGCAGTTCTCGGCGCCGATGGTGCTGCGCCTGCCCTCGGCGGGCGGGGTGCGCGGCGGCCATCACCACTCGCAGAGCCCCGAGGCGCTCTTCACCCACACGCCGGGGCTCAAGGTGGTCTATCCGTCCAGGCCCTACGACACCGCCGGGCTCCTCCGGACCGCCATCCGCGACGACGACCCGGTCATGTTCATGGAGCCCAAGCGCCTCTACCGGGCCATCAAGGAAGAGGTGCCGGGCGAGGACTACACCATTGCCCTGGGCCAGGCCGCCAAGCGCCGCGAGGGGAGTGACCTCACCCTCATCTCCTACGGCGGCATGATGGTCGAGACCATAAAGGCCGCCGAGGAACTCGCCAGAGCCGACCTCGAGGCCGACGTGCTCGACCTGCGCTCGTTGATGCCCTGGGACAAGACCGCCGTGCTCGAGTCCGTCGCCAAGACGGGCCGGGTGGTCCTCGTCAGCGAGGCGCCCAAGACCGCCAGCTTCATGAGCGAGGTGGCGGCGACCATCGGCGAGGAGATTTTAGACAGCCTGCTCGCCCCAGTCGCTCGCGTCTCGGGCTTCGACACGCCCTACCCCTACGCCCACGACCGCGACTATCTGCCGAGCGTCAACCGCATCCTGCGGGCGGTGCAGAGGGTGCTCGATTACTAA